The Aythya fuligula isolate bAytFul2 chromosome 1, bAytFul2.pri, whole genome shotgun sequence nucleotide sequence TTTGGGCACTTGGGGCTTTCTCTGGGCTCCATGTAGCTTGATTAGTTACAACTATTTTTTACTAAGTATTCCCTGTTCTTTCCCAATGAAAAGCTGACAGCCTGCAGGGAGAACTGGCCATTTCCACTCCAGCTCTTCTCAACACACCTAAAActggctgaaaaacaaagtagaaatCTGATCCCTAGCACATcttgggaagggaaggattCCCCTGTTGCATTTCTCTGGGGCTTGAGTTTCATCCAAAATAATAGGGAAGGACTCCTAGTAAGAAACAGTCTCCAGTGGGCACCTATAGCACCCAATGAATGCTTGGATGTGCATCCAACAAGGACTTGCCAATCCTGCTGCTGAGGGACcggctgcctgctggcaggcaggacaGGAACAGGTAGGTCAGAGAAGGTGGAGATGAGAATGGCAGCTAGCTAAACTACCTATGCAGGTGTACTGGCTTGTAATGCACCACATCTCCAATTTTCcgttctcaaaataaaatatctctgAGGTGATTCCTCTCGGCAACACATGAGGACTGGGAACAATAATCAGAAATGTTCAGTCCTATTGCCAGTGTACTtagacagaggaagaaagggaaatacttcatttctgaAAGCCAGGCAGATCTTTTTGTATCTTTCTCAGCATCAGAAATTATTACATGCTCCCCAGGCCTGATGACAGAGTAGCTGTTGGTGACATAAAGTTCTCTGAAGGGAAATTTATGAAGAGAGGGGGGTTTAGGATGGCATGAAGGACATCCTGCTATGCTCATGAAGCCAAGGACCAAATCTGTTACTGGGAGATCTGGCAAGAGCAAGTCACCACTCCCATAAAGCCCGTGAGCCTGCGTTTCCAGAAGAGGGGAAGGTGCCCTGCTACAAAGCCAGGCTGTGATGGGGACTGGCACTTGGCATTTCTCCCAGGCTCTTGTTTGAGATGTGTGCTGTGCCCAAGCGCTCTGCTGTCCAGTGTCCCCAAAGCCATTTGTTAATAGCACAGGGATGGTCAGCAGGTGTTCTTGGCCCAGAAGGATTTGTCCTGTTTCCTGACACCCTGGACAAATGATCACAACAcgggagggaggaaaggaaacctGGGAAAGAGTGTACTTCCCTGCATCCGCAGGTACACCCTGCAAGATTAGCAGAAGCCATAAGGGCAGGGCATGTTTGAGTGACCTCTTGGTGTGCAAACacatacaatttaaaaaaaggctttctaAAAATGCCATCATCCTGGGAGGTACAAAGATTTGGAGGGGTGGTATACCTCTCTAGTAGCATTTGATCAAACGTAGACTTTTGAAAAATCAGATAGTACTTCTTGGTTCTTGTTTGGAGAGGCCAGTTGGATCCTGTTGAAGTCcattcagaatgaaaatggaAGTTCCCATTGTCCTTGCTCTAGAGGAAGATATGGTAGATATGGTAGACACTTTGCAAACCTTGAGCAGGTTAGAAAGAAGCTCAAAGGAACAGCTCAGAGGATTAAGTTCTCACAGGTGGGTGGAGATGGATGAAGTGACCATGGTGGGGAAACgacaggaaaaagggaaagaagatgcTGGCACTGGCACTGATAACAGTATGGAGGGCTAAGGGTAAGAAAGCATCATACAAAAAGCTGCAGGAGTGTCTGAGCAAGGAATACAGATAAAAACATAAACTATAGTGGATTGCATATAAGAGTATAACTGAGTTGGCCAAAAAGGGATTAGAAGagcagctattttaaaaaaaataaaaatcaaatcaaaactaATACTAATTCTTCCATCTGTCACAGTAGCAGCAAAAATCCTACCAGAGAGCCAGTCAGGTCACAAGACTCCAGATCTGTAAGCCTACTGTCTGTGCCAGACACACTGGTAGAGCTAGAACAAGGATCAGAACAACCTCGTGGATAAATACAGCCTTTTCATTAAAGTCAGCAAAGTTTCAGTTTGCAAAAGGAAGTCCTGCCTCACAAACATCATGAAGGTTTTTTTGATGGGGTCATCTGGTACGTGGAGAAAGGTGACCTAGTTGACATGATTGGCTTGAGTTTCCAAAGGCTTTTAACAAAGCCTCACTGAAAAGAccctaaagaaaaataatcagcagCAAGGTAAATGGGAAAATCTAGCGTGGAGAGGTAAGTAataaaagaatggaaaaagcaCGGAACTAAATAGAGAAAGGTTATCAGGGAGTTCTGCAGGGGTCTGCACTAGGATTTGTGCTACTAAACAGAGCTACTAAATGACCCGGAAAAAGGGGGTGAACAGTGAGATGATGGGCTCTGCAGAAAATATGGCAAGTTAAAATGCTGATGCAGTTATATGTTTAGAGAAGCTTTTGTTTCAGTGAATACCAACACTAATGCAATGTGAGGTTGATGTCCACTAAGTATAACCGTAATCCATGTCTGCTGTTACAGCTTTGGGaggacagaacaaaacagaacagaaaagagaacagagaaaatataaaataaaataaaataaaataaaataaaataaaataaaataaaataaaataaaataaaataaaataaaataaaataaaattgaaatataatGTAATgttatatagtatatataatacacacaatatacataataaataaaataattaaaaataaaaatataaatatgtaaatatgaaaatttataatataatacaatatgATGTGATATGATATAATatataagaattttttttatattttatagtataatataaaaataaaacaaaacaaaacaaaacaaaacaaatcagaaaatttatgtatttatttattctctgttctcctgtctcctcccctcctctcttctccccttcAGCTTTCTTCCTATGTCTCACATGGACCAGTAAGGTTGGAAGTCTGCAAAGAGAGCTGATAGAAGATAAACTGATATGGCTTGTCTAGGAAACAGGATGTGATCTGAGCTGCACCTTATGGGCAGAGAATTTCAACTGAAGGTGGCTGTCACCAGTGCTCTATGCCAGATGTTCTTGAAAGGTGTGGTAAAGCCACTGCTACTGAATTTATACATCTCTGGGAGCAGAGATGGTTCCACTGAACTCCCTTGAATCAAGATGCCAAATTTGACAAAGCTGCCTTTTTAGGCTGGTTGTGGACTCTGCCTTTAGGAACAAATCAAATCCTTGATGCTTAGGTTAGATTTTAATCCAAATCCATAATGTTAAATTTATACTTGCTGACTTCTCTTGAAGTGTCCTAGGGCTCCCCTctattattttttgggggggtattattttatttttgcagcacaaGAGAGATTGAGTGACTATATAGATCAGATGGCAATATTTTTACTGACTGTCAGAGCTTTAGAAAAACTTTTTCACATCTGAAGCAGCTCTTCAGGTTAGAAGTGGACCTGAGAAGCATATGGAGACTGATGCATTTCCTGATGTATACTCAAAAATTGGATCAGTGTGAATGTAGGACTTCTGATATCAATGTGAAGCTACAAGCTGCTCACACTTCCTAGCTGTTCTGCAGCAATCTTCAGCTAGAGAGCTCGATGAACTTTGAAGGTGCCTCTTTGCACAAATCTTCTTGACATGCAGGGAAACAAAGGTAAGGAGAAAGCTGGTGGTTTGCTCTTTGCCTCGCGGGCAGAACCAAATGTTGAATGTAGGTGGCCTCAATTTCAGGTGAGTATTTGCTTGCTGAGGCTACCCTGTGACCCAGCATAGCTTTTGTAGCACTGGTCAGGCTGtgattttaaattctgttgttCCAGGCCCCATCAAGATTGAAGGGTGAGACTTTCCATTTCTGCATGTACTTCATGCTTCTGATTCTAGGCAGCTGGATGTGAGGAATACTGATTCAGCCTTCAAGGCCACGGCattcttttctttacatttactgggaaagaaaagacatcAGTAGGCCAAAAGGAATGTTTCCTGTGTAAAGAAAGGGACAAAATTCCTGTGTCCTCTGggataaaatttcatttttgtctgaaTAGGACATCTGTTGTAGGAATTTCTCATTTGAATACATGCCAGcaataaagaaggaaagaatgtTGCTTGCACAGGTAAAAGGAACAAGAGTCATGGATGCCTTCAGGGTCCCAGAACTGAGCACTGTACGTAAGACACCCTCCACATGCTCAAAAGGAAGGTGGCAAAACAACCCACTAGAAGTatccctcctcctccagctcttctCTGATGTCCGCTtgcccagccccacgcagctcccctggctgtgcaggagcCGTGATGCCAGCCGCTAAAAGCGCTTCAGCGGCTGGACGTCGGCGCCGAGCTGCTCCTTTCCTTTGCAGACTCTGCATCCCAGTGGCCTCCTGGAAAAGTGCAGGGAGCATCAGCCTCGGGTcctgccctccagcagcccGGGGAGAGGAGCCTTCCCCGGGCGGTGGGCGTCTGTCCCAGGAGCAAGGCGCCGGCCGGACCCTGTCCGCGCAGGGCGCAGCGCATCTCCTCGGCCTCTGCGCAGAGCTGAGGGCTTGCTCTTGGCTTTGGGTACCGTGGCACACTGGCTGCTGGAAGAAGGGAAGTGAAAAGTGTCAAAGCTATGGgtaaaaaaggaacaaagctgACCATGAAGGGTCTTTCTGCGGAGGCTACAGGGCTGCCTAAACGCAGCGCGTGCTCATCTCCAAGCAGTTGTGTTACCAAAACTTGGGTCACAACACTCAAGAGAGCTGAAATGGATTCAGAAGACAGCTCTGAAGCATCTAGAGTAATGGGGGGAGAGCTAATAGGCTCGGCTGCTACTAGCAACTGAAAGAAGTTGTCCTCTCCTTGGCAGACCTGGTGACCATCACTGCCTCTGGCTCTTCCCCTCtggagaggctgggaggggaggccCAGGGTGTGTGAGACCCGAGGAACATTTACCAGCCGGTGGTGTGAGACCAGCTGCCTTCGAGGAAGCCAGCCCGAGGTGGCTGAGGCAGCCCCGTGACACGGGTATGTGGCTCTGAGTGGGCTGGGTGCCCACGGGTTCTCACCTGTGGTTATCAGGGACTTGGTGTGTTCACCCaacccacagccctgcagcagcattttctgcagacagcagctaaaaggtggaaaaaatggCTCTTACTACTGGTCTCTTTACAGTTTGTATTTTGCTGGAGCAGATGGAAATGTTATCTAGGACAGGCTGGCAACTGAAGCTGGCTGCTGTTAGCCCACATCCCCTCAAGGTGTTTCCCCATGGGGCCAACCACACCTGCAGGCTGACATCCCCACTCGGCCTGTGTGAGCgcaggagggagctgaggtTTGTGACAAATtggaagtgaaaataaacaaacaaattaattgcattttgacttttctttttccttctttttcttcttctttttcttcttctttttcttcttctttttctctttctttttctttttcttcttctttttctctttctttttctttttcttcttcttttcctctattaaattaaatgaacatCCCTGAACTGTTTTCTCCTGATAGGAAATGTGGAGAATTAACATCTTAACAGCAGGAGTGCAGAAAATCTGAACCTGACAAAAGTTGGAGGATCCAAATATGAttcaatttttaagaaatgtggaAAAGTGACTTCCAGTTCTCCCACCTCTAAAGTGGGGGTGGCCTTTACTTGTTTTGGAAAGATGTGGaaacacaaaaagaacaaacacagtGTGCTTAAACACTAATGGCATGTGGAAAACTCATAAGGAAGGGCAGGAAGAGGAGCAAAAAGAAGTCAGGAAGAATTATCACAAGTATGTGTAGACAGATAAATGCTAGGTTACTGTAAGGTGATCTCCCTAGGGCCAGTAATGACATTGATGGTGGCCTCTATGCTTCATTACCTAGAGCAAGGTGACCATAAAAGGGACATGCAATAAATTGAAAACTACCCTAATATTGCAACAACTTCTTATTGTCTTGCAGGCTTTAAGTGTGGGttgaattactgtatttttttagaGTTAGTAGGCATATGTTATTGGTTACAACAATCCATATTCTTCAtgctggctgtgctctgcaaaGGCTTTCAGGTCTGGTTTTGCAGTTTAAGCTGGCTCACGTTGATAGCACTAGCAGCAACATTCTGGGTGATTTGCTGGCAGATTACCTTACCAGATATCTTTCTCCATGCCAACAGCTCCGAGGTCCTGTAATTTCTTGATGGTTGCCTCTTCTAATGTGAGGCAGCAAAGCTTGCTCTAATTGCAATGGTAAATGGATAAGAACGGTGACGGTGAGGGAGGGAGAATCTCTCATAGCAAGTATCCTCCCTAtctgctgtttttgtgtgtctgcATTGCAGGGAAATGTGTACTACTTCTGTGTATCCTAATTAGGCCTCATCATGACTAGAGTAATAACCTTGGTGCATAACTTCGTGTGggtttttctttgtgctgcacACAAGGAATAGCTGTAtttgggggaggagggcaaACCACTGTCCCTGTGGTTTCTCATTCACTGACGAGTGAAGTGACACTATACATGTATTCAGCTCTCCCTGTATGCCTTGATTTTTCTCTGGTACTTATGCACCCTCCACCCTCATACGCActgctttgctgcttgtttctgAGATGGTCATGAGAATATACTGTCTTCTAAACAAGAATGGAAGGGAACAGTGGAGTAAGCAGATAAATGGAAAATCAAATAATCAGaagcagttaaaataattataaaaatggcttcaatttttaaaattgtcatttaaCATTTGGTGGAGATCAATAACTTTAAAACTGGAGTGAGGGCTACATCAAGGTGCTGCAGCATTGCTCTGGCACATATCGAGAGGCTTTTCCCCTGAAGATGGTTGGTGCTGTAGTTTATCACTGCTATATAAGATTTAGGCAGACAGCTGTGTTCCATTTGACTACACGTGTGCAAGATTTTTAATACTCAGAGGAAAACAGTCTTGAGAATATCAAATTACAGACTGGAGAAAAATCTTGCAGAGAATGGGGGAAATTGTTTTATTGTGAGGTAGAAAGGTTTCCATCCCAACCCCCAGTCTCGGCACCAGAGATGTGAAAAGAGTTAGTGAATATTGAGAGATTCAGCCACTGcaacaaaaatagtttttaggGAACACTAAGGGTTTTACCAAACCTAGATGGGATGGAAGAGAAGTAATCATACACATGATATCAGGAAAAGTTAGGAGACGACACTTATTTCACTAGTCAGTTCTCTGTTCCCCCTATTGCTACGTGCAGTAAATCTGGCTTACAGTCAAGTACTCTTGCCCTTGTAAAATTCCTAGAGAATATAACTATATAAGCCATCCTGCTTCCAACACTATTGGATAGCCCACATCCAGATGTGATGGATTTTCCATCTAATACCCTCCTTTCCTGTGGAATAACTCCTCAACTAGGAAACCCCGATGATGAGGAAGAGTTAGGTAGAAAGCATAAGTGGGAgagatgaatatttttattttcctgaaatcatTTTTACCAGAAGGATTGGAGAAAAGGTCAAAATAtgcatacaatttttttttttttttttttttttgagaatggGACTGTATGAATTAACTGAAGATGACGGGTCACCCAGAAGATCTGAGAGATCTGAGAGGTTAATTTGCCTGTCCTGTAGAGGAATGAGAGGGGTGATCAATTTGTTGAAACAATGAAGTTGAATTTCTGGTCAGCACCATGTACAAACTATACAAGAACAATTTTTATACATTAGGCATAAAGACAGCAATATAATGACAGGGTGCTAAACAAGGTAATGGCTATTAACAGACAACCTTTCAGATAAATACAGTTGTAAATCCTGTTAGGttcacaaaaatatatacaaagtTTTTGCTGATAAGGAGGCATGCGTGCTAATAGGGTCACCATTTGTCACCACAGCATGGACAAACAGCTTTGGGTCCCTGTATACTGCAGTTAAAGATTTTGTGTACAGAAATTGCTGTGACTTTATCTGTAATCTGCAGAATGAGCAGTGAGCAAAgactgtgatttttcttcttagtttGGCATCAAAATATGCACAGAATGGTGTTTTATGTCTCCCGCAGATGTGATCTCTTGTCAGTTATGTCCATGTTACTGAATCATACCAACATGTTTCACAGAAATAGCACTATGTGCTTTATTTAGCGTGTGGCTTGTTTCTCTATGCCGGAGACGTACATGAAGCTCAGTGATTCGACACAAACGTTTTCATATTTGGTCTTCGCGTTCCTGTTCATGACATTAACATTAAAGAGCCCTGTGCTGCGCTAACAACAGCAAAGAGTTGCAGAGAAAGTTGCCCGTTGGGAAGTGAATAAAGCGTACACTATCTACTGCTTCACAGGGACGCTCTGGAAATCGTAGCTCGGGAAATACGGGGGAAAAAATCACTAATTCAGTGTTTCTCAGGAGCCGGAGGTACAACGCTCGGTGAGAAAGGCTGCGGCACGGCTTCTGGGAGCTTGTGCTACCTCACTCTCtttgaaagcttttcatttcaagCAGGTAGCTTCTAAACGCTAGCTTTCTTCTCTGATGGGAAGAAGACCCTCTGAAGTTTAGCACTGAGTGTCTTGTCTCCCGTTATCATTAAAGGATAATTCctaatttacaaagaaaaacaaaactttcgCTCTCTCAAGGACCGCTCGGTTCCAGGACGCGGGATTTctgctcccctctctccccaaaCTCAACTCTTCCCGGAACGAGACCCCGACGGACGAAAGCAGACACCCCCACGACCCCCCAGGGGCAGAAAAGGGGCAACTTGGCGGgggataaaatatttaaaaaccgCTTTATTCTCGCCCAAGAAACACAAGCCGAGCCGCCGAgcgccgggcggcggcggggcggggcggggcggccgcACCAATCAGCGCCCGCTGCGCTGCTATAAagggggcgccgccgccgccgccagcacCGCGATCCGCGCTCGTCGCGACATGGCCGAGACCGCGCCCGCCGCAgcgcccgcagccgccgccgccccggcccccgccgccaaGGCCGCCGGCAAGAAGCCGAAGAAGGCGGCGGGCGGCTCCAAGGCGCGCAAGCCCGCGGGCCCCAGCGTCACCGAGCTGATCACCAAGGCCGTGGCCGCCTCCAAGGAGCGCAAGGGGCTCTCCCTCGCCGCGCTCAAGAAGGCGCTGGCCGCCGGCGGCTACGACGTGGAGAAGAACAACAGCCGCATCAAGCTGGGGCTCAAGAGCCTCGTCGGCAAGGGCACCCTGGTGCAGACCAAGGGCATCGGTGCGTCGGGGTCGTTCCGCCTCAGCAAGAAGCCCGGCGAGGTGAAGGAGAAGGCGCCCAAGAAGCGGGCAGCCGCGGCCAAGCCCAAGAAGCCGGCGGCCAAGAAGCCCGCCAGTGCCGCCAAGAAGCCCAAGAAGGCAGCGGTGAAGAAGAGCCCCAAGAAAGTCAAGAAGCCTGCGGCCGCTGCCACCAAGAAAGCAGCCAAGAGCCCCAAGAAGGCGACTAAGGCTGCCAAGCCCAAAAAAGCAGTGGCAGCAAAGAGCCCGGCCAAGGCAAAGGCAGTGAAGCCCAAAGCTGCCAAGCCCAAGGCGGCCAAGCCGAAAGCCGCCAAGGCGAAGAAGGCACCCAAGAAGAAATAAGCCCCTGTGGAAGAAAACCTTCGACGCTTAAACCCAACGGCTCTTTTAAGAGCCACCCAACCTTTCCCAAAAAGAGCTGAAACACTGAGATCGATCTCTTATAGACCACGGGAACGATAGGTACTGAGAAGGATAATGCAGATACTGAGGACAACGTACGTTTTAGTTAGGGGACAGGCAGAGCAGGCTCGGACCAGACGCTCTACGGACCTGAAATCCCCCTGCCGCTTAGAAACGGAGCGGCGAGGGAGTTAAAGCTCCGCAGCAGCGCTTTGAACCACCCGCACAGCGCCGGGATTGGCGGCGGCCCGGGGCTGCCGAGCTGCGCCCGCAGCGCCGCGAGCGTCGCGCGGCTCCGCCCCCGGACGGGGCGTGGGGAACGGCGGCAGGGCCGGGAAGGGCTGcgccctgctgctggggttcAGTGCTCCGGCTCCGATTAAAACTTTGTGGAACAACTGTTGCTTTTACTGACTGCAAACAATGAGATTGCAGCTCTTTTTCTGGACCTGTTGGTGGCTCTGAAAAGAGCCTTTGGGTTTCGATGGGAAGAGCTTCCCAGGCACGGTTCTCGGTATTCACTTGGCCTTGGCCTTGTGGCTGTCGGTCTTcttgggcagcagcacagcctggatGTTGGGCAGCACCCCGCCCTGCGCGATGGTGACCTTGCCCAGCAGCTTGTTGAGCTCCTCGTCGTTGCGGATGGCCAGCTGCAGGTGGCGGGGGATGATGCGCGTCTTCTTGTTGTCGCGGGCCGCGTTGCCCGCCAGCTCCAGGATCTCGGCCGTCAGGTACTCCAGCACGGCCGCCAGGTACACCGGGGCGCCGGCGC carries:
- the LOC116502349 gene encoding histone H1.10-like — encoded protein: MAETAPAAAPAAAAAPAPAAKAAGKKPKKAAGGSKARKPAGPSVTELITKAVAASKERKGLSLAALKKALAAGGYDVEKNNSRIKLGLKSLVGKGTLVQTKGIGASGSFRLSKKPGEVKEKAPKKRAAAAKPKKPAAKKPASAAKKPKKAAVKKSPKKVKKPAAAATKKAAKSPKKATKAAKPKKAVAAKSPAKAKAVKPKAAKPKAAKPKAAKAKKAPKKK
- the LOC116502373 gene encoding histone H2A-IV, translating into MSGRGKQGGKARAKAKSRSSRAGLQFPVGRVHRLLRKGNYAERVGAGAPVYLAAVLEYLTAEILELAGNAARDNKKTRIIPRHLQLAIRNDEELNKLLGKVTIAQGGVLPNIQAVLLPKKTDSHKAKAK